Below is a window of Vibrio gazogenes DNA.
CCGTAAGGCAGACGATGTCCGTGAAATCCGTGAACACCTTGCTGCACACGGCGGACAAGATATTCAGATCATCTCTAAAATTGAGAACCAAGAAGGTGTCGATAATTTCGATGAGATTCTCGAACTTTCTGACGGTATCATGGTTGCTCGTGGCGATCTGGGTGTTGAAATCCCAGCAGAAGAAGTCATTTTTGCTCAAAAGATGATGATCGAAAAATGTAATCGAGCCAGAAAAGTGGTTATCACTGCCACGCAAATGCTGGATTCAATGATTAAAAACCCACGTCCGACTCGCGCAGAAGCAGGCGACGTTGCAAACGCAATCATGGATGGGACTGATGCGGTCATGCTTTCCGGTGAAACTGCAAAAGGTAAATATCCGGTAGAAGCTGTACGTATGATGGCGCAGATTGCAACTCGGACAGACCTTGCACAGAAAGCTGAGCTTGGTTCTCGTTTAGACAGCCCTCGCCTGAGAATTACAGAAGCCGTATGTAAAGGTGCGGTTGATACAGCAGAAAAACTGGCTGCACCACTGATCGTGGTTGCCACTGAAGGCGGTAAATCAGCACGTTCTGTCAGAAAATACTTCCCGACAGCACACATCATCGCTTTGACGACTAACCAGAAAACTGCAGCGCAATTAGTCTTAACGAAAGGTGTCACACCGATTGTCGTTGATTCAATCGCGAGTACAGATGACTTCTATATCTCTGGTAAAAAATTAGCGCTAGAAACAGATCTAGGCCGTAAGGGAGATATCGTGGTGATGGTTTCTGGTGCACTCGTTGCTTCAGGCACGACCAACACTGCATCGGTTCATGTACTGTAATTGTAGATTCTACTGAAAAAGCAATAAACAAACGGGGCGCAGAAGCGCCCCGTTTTCTTTGACTTTCGTCTAACTTACCAACCGAAAAATTCTTTATTATGTGTATTCAACAACAACACCATCGGTAAAAAGTACAACGCACTCAATTTTATACCGAGGATCACTAAAGAACTGATCGTTAATCTCACCAGAAAATGATTCAACATACCACTTAGCCTCATTTGCCCAGTAATTTGATTTCCTTATAGTTTTCTTTTACTTCTCTTTAGATGGGTAAAATTGTTATTCCGGTCAACGCTGGGG
It encodes the following:
- the pykF gene encoding pyruvate kinase PykF, with the translated sequence MKKTKIVCTIGPKTESVEKLTELVNAGMNVMRLNFSHGDYEEHGTRIVNFRQVMKNLDKTLAILLDTKGPEIRTTKLENGQDVDLVAGQTFTFTTDTTVVGNQERAAVTYSGFAQDLSVGNTILVDDGLLEMKVLEKTETEVTCQVLNNGALGENKGVNLPGVSVKLPALSDKDKSDLKFGCEQGVDFVAASFIRKADDVREIREHLAAHGGQDIQIISKIENQEGVDNFDEILELSDGIMVARGDLGVEIPAEEVIFAQKMMIEKCNRARKVVITATQMLDSMIKNPRPTRAEAGDVANAIMDGTDAVMLSGETAKGKYPVEAVRMMAQIATRTDLAQKAELGSRLDSPRLRITEAVCKGAVDTAEKLAAPLIVVATEGGKSARSVRKYFPTAHIIALTTNQKTAAQLVLTKGVTPIVVDSIASTDDFYISGKKLALETDLGRKGDIVVMVSGALVASGTTNTASVHVL